One Bufo gargarizans isolate SCDJY-AF-19 chromosome 3, ASM1485885v1, whole genome shotgun sequence DNA segment encodes these proteins:
- the LOC122931622 gene encoding zinc finger MYM-type protein 1-like, whose amino-acid sequence MHFDIEEEDISDVSSESDTESIVLMDDETEMELEEPSTASHGISSDPAFWPENIDDQHRITLIKIGPVQEKAFTFPKDDTNRSFSISYYQRVLDNGEKIPRNWLIYSTANNSVQCFACRIFNSDNMALASKQGFNDWQHLTRHLSRHEKTTIHITNYKKWMDLSRALEKGTTIDHINQKIIKQEEKRWYSVIQRIIYIIQYLAGQNLALRGCDARLFQNNNGNFLKLVEMIGKFDPIISEHIQRIQCSISQHSQMPHYLGYKIQNEIIAIVGTKIREKIIRSLNESKYFSIILDCTPDMSHTEQISIVVRFVVLDQSAKKIEVREHFLDFCPVNNTTSEGLTSFLLAYLKNNHIAIENMRGQGYDNGANMKGKHNGLPQRILNINPRAFFVPCSAHTLNLVVNDAAKISFLTIDFFGIVQELYVFFASSTQRWQVLKEHVTNLTLKPLSETRWESRVAAIKPLRYFLPEVFDALYDISDDDNRDINTKHQAQSLATKIKSFKFICSIVIWYELLSKVNVISKIMQQTTSNLSGCVQELEKLIKHLVEYRSDEGFENALADAKGIAEKLDCEAKFPDAFTIRPRRKKKIFDYEHEDESLADPTQYFKVNFFFAVLDTSIQSINERFTLLQSHCDTFAFLYEIPKLGMDKKDILKCSMDLQNKLTDSQLSHSDINEIDLCDELDTIRPFLTQEMTVTNILQYLVENNLTNTFPNLSVSLRILMTLPVSVAAGERSFSKLKLIKNYLRSTMSQARLTNLSIISIEKSFCEDLDIDDVIRNFAVAKARRVRFV is encoded by the coding sequence ATGCATTTTGACATTGAAGAGGAAGATATATCTGATGTTTCCTCTGAGTCAGACACTGAGTCTATTGTACTTATGGATGATGAAACTGAAATGGAACTTGAAGAGCCATCAACAGCATCACATGGAATCTCAAGTGATCCTGCTTTCTGGCCTGAAAATATAGATGACCAACACAGAATAACTTTGATAAAAATTGGTCCTGTTCAAGAAAAGGCTTTTACTTTTCCAAAAGATGATACCAACAGGAGCTTTTCTATCTCTTACTACCAAAGAGTACTGGATAATGGAGAGAAGATACCAAGAAATTGGTTGATCTATTCTACAGCTAATAATTCGGTCCAGTGTTTTGCTTGCCGGATATTCAACAGTGACAATATGGCTTTGGCCTCAAAACAAGGCTTTAATGATTGGCAGCATCTGACAAGACATTTAAGCCGACATGAAAAAACCACAATCCATATCACAAATTATAAGAAATGGATGGATCTTTCAAGAGCTCTGGAAAAGGGAACAACCATTGATCATATCAATCAAAAGATCATTAAACAAGAAGAGAAACGCTGGTATTCTGTCATACAGCGAATAATCTACATTATCCAATATTTAGCAGGACAAAATCTGGCGCTTCGTGGCTGTGATGCCCGTTTGTTTCAAAACAATAATGGTAACTTCCTGAAATTGGTTGAAATGATAGGGAAATTTGATCCCATCATATCTGAACATATTCAGAGAATTCAGTGCTCCATTTCACAGCATTCACAAATGCCACATTATCTCGGTTACAAGATTCAGAATGAGATAATTGCCATAGTTGGcacaaaaataagagaaaaaattaTACGAAGCCTAAATGAGTCCAAATATTTCTCCATTATCCTGGATTGTACTCCTGATATGAGCCACACTGAGCAGATTAGTATTGTTGTCCGATTTGTTGTTCTAGATcaaagtgcaaaaaaaattgaagttcGAGAACACTTCCTTGATTTTTGTCCAGTAAACAATACAACATCTGAAGGACTGACATCCTTTTTACTGGCCTACCTAAAGAACAATCACATTGCAATTGAGAATATGCGTGGCCAAGGCTATGACAATGGCGCAAACATGAAAGGAAAACATAATGGTTTGCCGCAAAGAATACTCAATATCAATCCAAGAGCCTTTTTTGTGCCATGCAGTGCACATACTCTCAACTTGGTGGTGAATGACGCTGCAAAGATTTCATTCCTGACAATAGATTTCTTTGGCATCGTTCAAGAACTTTATGTGTTCTTTGCCTCATCCACCCAACGGTGGCAAGTACTCAAGGAGCACGTTACAAATCTAACTTTAAAACCACTCTCCGAAACCAGATGGGAAAGCAGAGTTGCAGCAATTAAACCCTTGCGATATTTCCTACCTGAGGTATTTGATGCACTGTATGACATCTCAGATGATGACAACAGGGACATTAACACTAAACATCAAGCTCAATCCTTGGCAACGAAAATAAAATCATTCAaattcatctgttccattgtcatTTGGTATGAATTATTATCAAAGGTGAATGTGATCAGCAAAATAATGCAGCAAACAACATCAAACCTATCAGGCTGTGTACAGGAACTGGAGAAGTTGATCAAGCACTTGGTGGAATACAGGTCTGATGAAGGCTTTGAGAATGCGCTAGCTGATGCCAAAGGAATAGCTGAAAAGCTTGATTGTGAAGCAAAATTTCCTGATGCATTTACAATTAGACCTCGACGGAAAAAGAAGATTTTTGACTATGAACATGAAGATGAGTCTCTTGCAGACCCTACACAATATTTTAAAGTGAATTTTTTCTTTGCCGTTTTGGACACATCCATCCAGTCCATAAATGAGAGATTCACATTACTTCAGAGCCACTGTGAcacatttgcatttttatatgAAATCCCAAAACTTGGGATGGACAAAAAGGATATATTGAAGTgttccatggatctgcaaaacaaatTAACTGACAGCCAGTTATCCCACTCTGACATTAATGAAATAGATCTTTGTGATGAACTGGACACCATTCGACCTTTTCTAACCCAGGAGATGACAGTCACCAACATCTTGCAGTATCTAGTGGAGAATAACTTGACCAACACATTCCCAAACCTTTCTGTTTCACTGAGAATATTGATGACACTTCCTGTAAGTGTAGCTGCTGGGGAACGTTCATTTTCCAAACTAAAGCTGATAAAAAATTATCTCCGTTCCACGATGTCCCAGGCAAGACTTACCAACTTATCCATTATATCCATTGAAAAATCCTTCTGCGAAGACTTGGATATAGATGATGTGATTAGAAATTTTGCTGTTGCCAAGGCTCGAAGAGTTCGTTTTGTTTGA